DNA sequence from the Bacillus sp. 2205SS5-2 genome:
CACAGCAAGATACATTTTCCCATTCTGTGTGATAACACAAATCATGGTTATAACAACAAATATCAATGGTATTTATGGCATAACCTCCACCATACTGTCCGCGTTCTCCACATCCTATTCCACAGTGATTATAATCCTTGTCAATCACATCATTATAAAAACAGTAGTCAAAAAGTCCTTGTGATGCTATCGTATTGTCTGGAAAATTTAAATTCTTCGACATGGGGGTAAAATGTAAATTCAGTAATGTTCAAGATCCCTGACCGATGAGATACGATATCATCCTCCTTAGTTGTAATTTGTCCAACGGGGCTGACAAATGAAAGGTCATCACTGATAAGTCTATCGAGATTTTCTACATCCCCATTTACCCCAGCCTTCCGTAATCTTTCTTCATATTCATAGATAATAATTTCTTCCACCTTCACATCACTCCCTATGTAAATTATTTAATAGTATCTCTCACTTTTGTCTCCTGTTTTGCTAGTGCCAAGCGCAAGAAGGGAGGTAAAAAACAGGTTCGTTTCCCCCTCCGTTTAACAACTCCGGGATGGTACTTGCCCCAAATTTATGGTCTCGCAGAAGTTCCATCAGGTAAACGTGACAATGTCCATGTTGGTAATTGGTCAAGACTTGGATATTTTGTAGCAAGTTCCTCGTTAATATCTATTCCTAATCCTGGTTTTTCATTTGGATACACATAACCATTTTTCACTTCAGGAGTTCCCGGGAAAACCTCTAAAAGCTCTTCGCTAAATGGATTTAACTCTTGAATCCCAAAATTTGTTGCAGAAATGTCCAGATGAACATGAGCCGCATGTCCTACTGGCGACACATCACCTGGGCCATGCCAAGCTGTCCTCACACCAAATGCTTCAGCTAAGGAAATCATCTTCAGAGCAGGCGTAATGCCTCCAATTTGACTAATATGTATACGAATAAAATCGATTAAATTTTCCTTAATAAGCGGAATCCACTCATTTGGATTATTAAACAATTCACCAACGGCTAAAGGAATGGAAGATTGACTTCTTAAATACTTAAACCAATCCATCTGTTCTGGTGATAACGCATCCTCCAAATAGAAGAGTTTAAACGGTTCTAGGTCCTTAGCAAAATTCACTGCATCAATCGGAGCAAGTCTTTCATGAACATCATGTAATAATTCAATCTCATATCCTACACTGCCACGAATATGATCAAACATAGAAACAACATCTCTCATATAAACTTTCGGATTATAGTAGGCACCGTTTAGGGCTCCTTCAGGCTTGACCATCTCTTGATTTTCGCCCCCATAAAGTCCCATTTGGCAACGAATATAGCGATATCCTTGCTCCTTAAACTTCAAAACATTCGATTCAACTTCCTGCTTGTCTTTCCCATCAGCATGGATATAAACAGCAGCCCCTTCTCTACTTTTTCCTCCAAACAATTGGTACAGTGGTAACCCCGCAATTTTACCCTTAATATCCCAAAGTGCCATATCAATTCCAGACAAAGCATTATTCAATACGGGTCCATTTCTCCAATAGGCACTCACCATGGAAGTATTCCAAATATCCTCAATACGATGAACATCTTTACCAATTAAAAATGGCTTTAAATAGTCTTCAATTGCTGAAAAAACGGCCTTAGATCGTTGTGTAAAAGTAGCACACCCTAAACCAAACAAGCCTGGTTCTGACGTTTCAATTTTCACAACAACCAAATCGATTCCTTCTGGTGCGGTAATAATGGTTTTGACATTTCTTATTTTAATCACTAGACATTCTCCTTAATCTTTAAACCGTTCTATTTCTTCAAAAAAAGACGGAAGTAATAAACACAGAATGTTAAAATTCACACAACACTCAGGTCTTGACTGAAATTCTCTTAAATAGGTATATTTTCTTCGTTAAATTTGCTATAATTTCTGAACGCTTATAGTCCAATGAGGTTACAGGGTCGTCAAAAAGAACTGTATTTAAATCTTTACGCATAGTTAAATCAGCAGAGAATTCAGCCATTGCTACAGATTTTTGTTCACCTTCGCTCATAATTTGAGATACCTTATACTCCTCAGAAGAAACAAATTTTTTTCTTAAAGCTTCCCCCTTTTTAGGAATAAACCTTAGATCAATATTTGATACTTTAAGTTCCTTAGCAAAACGTTCAAATGTTTCAAAATACTCAGCTTGAACAATTTGTTGAA
Encoded proteins:
- a CDS encoding enolase C-terminal domain-like protein produces the protein MIKIRNVKTIITAPEGIDLVVVKIETSEPGLFGLGCATFTQRSKAVFSAIEDYLKPFLIGKDVHRIEDIWNTSMVSAYWRNGPVLNNALSGIDMALWDIKGKIAGLPLYQLFGGKSREGAAVYIHADGKDKQEVESNVLKFKEQGYRYIRCQMGLYGGENQEMVKPEGALNGAYYNPKVYMRDVVSMFDHIRGSVGYEIELLHDVHERLAPIDAVNFAKDLEPFKLFYLEDALSPEQMDWFKYLRSQSSIPLAVGELFNNPNEWIPLIKENLIDFIRIHISQIGGITPALKMISLAEAFGVRTAWHGPGDVSPVGHAAHVHLDISATNFGIQELNPFSEELLEVFPGTPEVKNGYVYPNEKPGLGIDINEELATKYPSLDQLPTWTLSRLPDGTSARP
- a CDS encoding nuclear transport factor 2 family protein codes for the protein MEEIIIYEYEERLRKAGVNGDVENLDRLISDDLSFVSPVGQITTKEDDIVSHRSGILNITEFTFYPHVEEFKFSRQYDSITRTF